In the Pristiophorus japonicus isolate sPriJap1 chromosome 5, sPriJap1.hap1, whole genome shotgun sequence genome, one interval contains:
- the LOC139263761 gene encoding chemokine XC receptor 1-like, whose amino-acid sequence MMQINISAGNSSVSNTTMHPGDLDYDYYGDYNDSNSSVDYSDFVQLCENFDVNLFGAKFTPVLYSLIFIFSLVGNTLVLWVLVRYEKLKSITDIFILNLATSDLLFAFSLPFWAVDHTSGWVFGKAMCKIMSSIFFVGYYSGIMLLTLMTLDRYFAVVHPLFAVRTRKTCYAVAASLVVWGLSISATVPELIFSDIVVSGDQSFSCGSNYPSGSEEIWRLLGCYQQNILFFLIPFTLIVFSYYRILNTVMRCKARKKYKTVKVIFCIVVVFFVCWAPYNVVIFLQSLSELQVPIFSTCEMNTRLIYAFLICRNIAYFHCCLNPFFYAFVGTKFRKHLIRLVGKWVPCMKCCQDISNSSSAKHNSSQNGSDIDLRLQSGLEI is encoded by the coding sequence ATGATGCAGATCAATATATCAGCTGGAAATTCATCCGTCTCCAACACAACCATGCACCCCGGGGATCTGGACTATGATTATTATGGTGATTATAATGATTCAAACTCGTCAGTGGATTACTCAGACTTCGTTCAACTGTGTGAGAATTTTGATGTTAACTTATTTGGAGCTAAATTTACACCAGTGTTGTACAGCCTCATCTTTATTTTCAGCCTGGTTGGGAATACTCTGGTTTTGTGGGTGCTGGTGAGATACGAGAAGCTGAAAAGTATAACAGACATCTTCATTCTGAACCTGGCCACCTCCGATTTACTTTTTGCCTTCTCACTTCCGTTCTGGGCTGTGGACCATACATCTGGATGGGTCTTTGGCAAGGCCATGTGCAAAATAATGAGTTCGATTTTCTTCGTCGGCTACTACAGTGGGATCATGCTGCTGACATTAATGACTCTCGACCGATACTTTGCGGTGGTTCATCCTCTGTTTGCTGTCCGAACCAGAAAGACCTGCTATGCTGTGGCAGCCAGTTTAGTAGTTTGGGGCCTCAGTATCTCAGCAACAGTGCCTGAGTTGATCTTCTCTGATATTGTAGTTAGTGGGGATCAAAGCTTCTCCTGTGGAAGTAACTATCCAAGTGGGAGTGAGGAAATATGGCGACTGTTAGGATGTTATCAGCAAAATATCTTGTTCTTCTTAATCCCCTTTACTCTCATCGTGTTCTCTTACTATAGAATTCTCAACACTGTCATGAGATGTAAAGCAAGGAAGAAGTACAAAACAGTGAAAGTTATCTTCTGTATTGTGGTGGTGTTTTTTGTGTGTTGGGCACCTTACAATGTGGTCATCTTCCTACAGTCTTTGTCTGAACTCCAAGTCCCAATTTTCTCAACTTGCGAGATGAACACCCGCCTGATTTATGCATTTTTAATTTGTCGGAACATTGCTTATTTCCACTGCTGTCTAAATCCCTTCTTTTATGCTTTTGTGGGTACAAAGTTCAGGAAACATTTAATCAGGCTAGTGGGTAAGTGGGTCCCCTGTATGAAATGTTGCCAGGATATCAGCAACAGCAGCAGCGCCAAACACAACAGCTCCCAGAATGGTTCAGATATCGACCTGCGCCTTCAATCAGGGCTTGAAATATAG